The sequence GGTCCATCAGCTGTGGACGTCTCCGATCAGCGGGCTGAACGGCCAAAACGTCGAAATAGCCACGGCATATAATGAGTCCACTGTCGTATCCAGACAAGCCAACTTTTTCCCTGCACCTTTTCAAGGCTGCCTGGACGACTATCATCTCTTCGATGGACCATACATCTCTGGCTATTCGACCCCGTACAACCAAGCTGCTTCCACCGAGCATCTCGACAATATCGCGATGCAAATCGACCAGCGCTGTCGGGCCTCGAACTATCCCCAGGGCATCAACAAATTTAGCCCTTCACCTTCGCAATTTCGGGCCCCCTCAAGCCTCTCCATTCGCCGCAACCATGCTCACAAGGTGAACACGAGCACTGGCGAGATCATGACTCGCAACAATCCGTTCCCATGGAGAAGACACCAGCGTAACATGTCTTCACAGCGCTCTTTCGAAAACTTCCTTAGGGACAACCTTCCCTACTAGGAATATTCGAGATTCGAATGTTTTAAAGGAATCCCCAGGTTTCGAAAAGTCTTCTGCGCAATCATGTTCCACCGGAGAGGCGTATAGGCTgcatgaaaagaaaaggaaaaaagaggaagaaagattttttttctctAGGACCTGCTTGGCTTTTCTACCTTTGCTTATGGTTCCATTTGTTTCCATGTTGATATTTTTTGACCTTTTTGCCTTCACATTTATGTTTGAGGACGGTTACTCCCGGCCCTTCTTGCTGGGTTCTATCCCTGGTTCTACCTCTTGGCTCCGGTCCTTCCCGTGGTTCTTCATTTCTCATTGCTTATTGGGTGCTGATCCCAGCCCTAGAAGAGACACGGAACTTTCAGTAACTTTCACCTGGCATCACAGCGCCCTTTTCCCTGTATTCATGCCCTTGATGACTTGACTTGACGCGCTCTAAGcctttttctgcttctttaTCTTGTGCTTTTCCCActgaattttcttttcttttctttttttaaataaaaaaagaaaacacctAGATTGATACTTTATCCCCTGTATTCGGGTTCCCATGGACCTCACTTTCATTCTGAGCTTCATATATGTATTCTTCTCTAGATTCAATGCCAGTAGGTCTTCAAATATTCTGATTTCTAGTCAGCGACCACAATTTCTATGTACGCCGGTATTGCTAAATGAGTAATATACTATCGAGTGAAGAGAAACCCGCGGCAACACCACCTTCGTCACTGTCATCGGCCTTGGTTCTCATCAGCCACCCTCCCTGCTCGTTGCGCATAACCTTCCCAGTCTCATTATTCCACAATATTGCGCCAAAAATACCCAATTCACCGACAACATTACCTGTCAGTACTTCACCATCACTACGAAGTGCAACGTTCTTAGCTGCGCTCGGTGGCTGGATGAGTTCCATCAGAATCCACCCCTTCCAGTCCTTCTCAGGCATGGCGCGTAGAAATCCCGGGATTGCCTCGCGGTAAATGTTGTTCCCACCGCCTTCGCGCTGGGGTTTGAGAACGTGCTTTGCTGCAGTAGATGGGTTGAGGGCTAGATCTTGCCCCTGCCCGGAGGTAGAGATATCATATTGTGGAGCGAAAGTATCGCGTATTTGCTTGATGGTTTGAGGGTCGGCGTTGGGGAGGAATCGGGCCAAATGATCGGGTCCGGTCGGCTGAGCGAGGACCTGTTGGACCTTCTTGCATCCCGATAGTTGGTTGAGGACTGTGGGGCATTTGATTGCTGCTGAGCGTTCGAGGTGAGTACGCGCCTCCCATGCGCTTCCGTCTTGGTAGTCTCTAGGTCCGTAGAAACCCCGGAGGTAGATAGTGGTGACCTCAAAGGAGACTGATGGGGCATATGGTGGGGCATATACCAGCGGGCGAGATGGGTTGTCTTGGGGGACAGACGTCAACCGTAGGACATCTGTAGTGATAACGCGGAAAACGGGTATTTTATGGAATTGTGTGAGACGAGTTGAGAGCTCATGTTGGTCAAATATATTCCGCTCCCCATCTTGAACCACAAAAAGAATGCACAGAGGCAGCGACGGTGATGATTTGGAGCATCCGTAAGCTTCGTGAGCGGCGGCAAGTCCTGCAGCGAGAGTCGCAACCGCCTTATTCTCTGGAATGGAATTCTCTTTCAATAATTGATGTGGTGGGTATGCAATCGGAGTTCCCGGTGGGCAAGAGAGAAGATCCGAATGCATCTTGCTCACAAGGCATGAAAGCCCGCCAAAGGATGACGAGATGGTATTGAATTCCACTTGCTTTAGAGATGGTTCAGTGCTTCCTTCTGGGGTGTGAAGCATATAGTCTGACCTGAAAAGGCCCAATGATAATGGCTGGACATAACCTTCTTGTTTAACGGCCTTGTGGACTTTCCATAAATTGGCAACAAAATCATCGACATCGACGAGGCTAAAACATGGATTTGGTAAGTAACATCTAAGTTATCCAGAAAAGGGCGGTATTCTCACTCTTCGATAATTTCCCCTAGCCATGCTTCATCTGCAGTGATCGCAGCATACAGCTCGTTATATGCTGTTTGAACGGAAACCGCTGACTGATAGCAGGATCTTGGGAAGAGGCTCGGGAACAATGTCACCGGCGCATTTGTTGCCAACACAGCATTAGAATCAGATGCCTTTGATACTAAGTCTGGAGATGGTCGGACAGTCAGTCCGTGATGTATCGTCCAGTCTTTCACTGTGGCTACTAAATACCGCCTTTGCTCTGGAGAGAGCTCCGGCGGATAGGTCGCATATACCGATTGGtccatattttctttttttcttttctttttttttggctttagCGGACAGGATCGCCCACTTGTGTCTAAGGAGAGTCACAATTTAAAAAATACAATTTTATACTTGatcaagaagagaagagacaGAGACAGATATCTACATCACTGATCAAGTGAAGATTCGGCGCAACCGtgaaagaatatattgaCCCAGGATCGAGGGGAAGAAACTGGGACGATTATTCAGCGCCCCGCTTGGTCAAGCCCCGAGGATTGCTAAGCCGACTCCGTCTCGACAACGACGCCCGGCGGGTTGGAGAATTTCAACACGAGGTTCTCATGCTTTTCAAAATATCTAAAATGGACCTCATTGTTACAGCATATTCCAGGGTGAGACCTACTGAGATTCTCTTACACTCAACTAACAGTGCCCTCCTGCCCCGAAAGCCCTGAAGGGACAAGGAATGACGACCGGTTATTGCAGAAAACTTAATTATGTAGGACTGGGCTGAGGACACCCTGACAGGGCCTGGAAAGGGAGCGTGTGAAATTGATACTTTGTCCTTTCCTAGAGTGATGGATTTGACCAAGCTACGCGTATATAAACTGGATAGTACTCTGTACTGCGCTGATGTGTATGTAAACAACCTCTCTGTACTCTGACTAGCAAAGTAATGGAGTGAAGATGCTTTCCAGCACGCATATCGTGAGTATAACTTCAAGTCGGTATCCCAGTCATGAAGACAGGATAATGCTGGGCTCAGACCAAAAAAGGTGACAACTACTAGTTACGAGTTAACTATGGAGTTGTTAGGACGTTAACACCATCTAACTGCTCTAGAGCCTGTTTCCCAAGCGATGTCAACGTGATTTTTCCAGGCCAAAAATAGGGCATCATTTTTCTGTGATTTCTCCGCAGTGATATTGCGCGCCAAATTGAAACCTTTCCACATACCTCCGCAGTCAACTGCTTAACTTGTTAACGAGTTGGCTAGCAGTGACTTTGTTAACTTCTTCCTTGAtagatatttctttttccagTCTAGCCTCCTATCTCTTCACACACAGTCTTACAAGCGCACCCCGCCTGTTCACTGCTGTTGCTGGCAGGGATTGTGCTTCCCCGTGTGGGCTTTGAAGTCCAATTCTGACACGTTCCAGGCCAACTAACTAACTGGGCCACGAAGCAAGTAGCGTGCTTCCCACGTGCTACTGTACATCACAGGTACCTAAACTATCTTATCTCTCACGTGATAAAGGCGGTGGACTTTCTAACTATTCTGCTGGCGCTTACAGTCCAAGATCAGCAAAGGGAGGGAGATACAAGTAGGTCTCTGACACTCTGTGCCCATCTTACTCCTGCCAACAGATCCTTACTGGAAATATCTTTTCCGGCTCATTCAAATGAGTACTGACAAGCCTACGCGAATTAGACAGCCTTCTCGTCTCCCTCCAGAAACCCGCAATTCCCACGTGTCTGCGCCCACTCGATTGACGAGGTGTCGGCTTGCAATGTCTTCAGTTTAGCGGTCAATCCCTTGACAAGGCCTCACCGATGGGTTTCATAATGGAAAAGAATCCACTGGAGAATAAAGACCCTTTCGATTGGTCAATCGACGAGGTGGTTGCATACCTCTGTCGCGCCTCATTTGACTCTTGGAGCCATTCCAAGATTCCCCCGCCTCGGCCCGCGCCTGAAATTTTAGAAAAAGCTCTACGCGAGAATGATGTCACCGGCTATGTTCTACTGACAGAGATAAACAAACAAACCCTCTCTGAAGAGTTTGGGCTGAAGTCTCTTGGCCAGCGAGCCACGATCGTTCGAGCAGTCAAGTATCTCCAGGGGACATCCCCAAAGTATAACGAATATGTTGGCCAGTTGAGCTCAGCAGATATTATTCCAGATCCTCACGCGTCGAGTGGAAATCCTACGCAATTATGTCCTTCTAGATATGATCAGCAAACCCCAAGCGTTGCACGTCCGACGACCCACCCTCAAAGACATTCGCTGCCAGCCACTCCTTCGACCCTTACCTCTCTTCAACCCAGCACCTCTGTCTTTGTTGAAGCGTCAACGCACAACGCTGAGAACACTTTCTTCCAACCAGTTAGTTATGAAGTAGCAGATCACATTCCAATTTCAAAAGAGAGCCACCCTCCTTCGAGGTCGAAAGTGCGATCGCTTTCAACCCTAAATGATTCCGAAGCAAATACACGCCATGACGAGCATTATATTATAGATAAAAATGGGAAGAAACGGCGCAAATTAAACCTCAGCGCTCTGACAACTCAACAAAGTGAGTCCCAGCAGCTCCAGAGACGCTATTTCGACCACAGAAAAATGTCGATTTCAGGGGTATTTTACCCAGACAACACTATCAATGAGGATGAGAGCGGGGAAGATACGTTTTGCATCATGGCGCCTGATTCCTTACCCACTGGCAACCGGCTTTTTGTAAACCAAAAAATGCAATACTACCTTCGACAAAGACCTCAATACCTAAAAACTAAGACAGGAAAACCCGCCATTGCCGTATTTCCCTACCGCGGCTCATCGGCGGTACAAGGTGATTCCCAATTCTTTTCCTTGTTTGTCAAAAATGGGAAAAAGGTCAACGTCACCAGAGAGAACATGTTTGACTGGCCAGAGTTCGACCTAGGAAGTGACAGATTGCATTATTTACTTGCCAAATATCCGCCCCGAGGGGAACAGGATGCATTACCAGCCTATGGCGATTCCGCGTCTGAAGGCGACTACGATTCTGAAACTTGGAACGAGATTCAGGAGGAAATCgagcaaaaaaaagataGCTCAAAGCGGTCAACGGATCTGTCTCCAGCAGCCGTTGACGCTATTATTGATGTTTGTATTGCCGACTATATTAGCAAGTGGCACCTTAAAAAGCGGCCAATCGAGGAAAGAAAGGCGAGGCGATTGTGGCGCCGCGCAAGGGCGAAACGAACTAGACTAGCAGACATTAAAGCTGCTTCTAGTGAAATTGCACACCTGGACCACCGTCTAAAGGAAATCAGAAAAGCGATTAAAATGTCTCCCTGGTCTCAGGCTAAAGACGTACAACTCCAGTGCCAAACTATGGAACAGACCGTTTTTCAACGAGAATTTCAAAAATGGACTATTACTGTGTTGGAAACTGAAAAATGCCCACCAAGGATAGCCAGCAGTTCCAAAGCTTCCCGGCCAAGGCCCCCGCGGCATATTCAGCTGCCAGATGATGAGGAGTCATTAGGTTCTGACACTGAGGATAGTGGCAATGATACCGACGATTTCGTTGTTCCGGATGATGAGCCACCtggtcatggtcaaagacCTGCTGATGCACTATTGTCATCGTCACCCTGTCCTACTATTGAACCATCTGACGACCAAGACACCGTTTCTCCCAGGAAGCAAGTGAGATTTCGAGGGGACGGTAGGGGGCACGCCGGCAATACTGTCGCAGGCCGTGTTGAAGGTTCCTCCTCACTCCCAAGCTCACGTAACCTTGTTGGGGTTGAAATCGTGGATCTTACACGAAGTGACAATGAGAACGGAAGCAATATCAACACCAGTCGAGAAAGGATTGCTGTTCACGTGCGTACACCACCGATGAGCAGTCATAGGCGAGACGCTTCGTCATCACGCCTCCTTGATGACTCTGAAGGTTCGACGAGTGCATCAATCTCATCTATAGCTTCAACACTAGTCGCTGATCTGGATTTGGATCACATCATGAGCCTCACCACTGAACAGCTCCAATTACACCGAACACATTTGATGGCTTGGTATGCTCATTACATGGGTGAAGAGGACAGAATAGGTTTAACCCGTATTTTCAACACTAAATCTTTCAGATATTTGAAAAGCATCGTGTACAAGGGCCTGCAAAACTTGC is a genomic window of Coccidioides posadasii str. Silveira chromosome 3, complete sequence containing:
- a CDS encoding uncharacterized protein (EggNog:ENOG410PICP~COG:Q~BUSCO:4318at33183) — protein: MDQSVYATYPPELSPEQRRYLVATVKDWTIHHGLTVRPSPDLVSKASDSNAVLATNAPVTLFPSLFPRSCYQSAVSVQTAYNELYAAITADEAWLGEIIEDLVDVDDFVANLWKVHKAVKQEGYVQPLSLGLFRSDYMLHTPEGSTEPSLKQVEFNTISSSFGGLSCLVSKMHSDLLSCPPGTPIAYPPHQLLKENSIPENKAVATLAAGLAAAHEAYGCSKSSPSLPLCILFVVQDGERNIFDQHELSTRLTQFHKIPVFRVITTDVLRLTSVPQDNPSRPLVYAPPYAPSVSFEVTTIYLRGFYGPRDYQDGSAWEARTHLERSAAIKCPTVLNQLSGCKKVQQVLAQPTGPDHLARFLPNADPQTIKQIRDTFAPQYDISTSGQGQDLALNPSTAAKHVLKPQREGGGNNIYREAIPGFLRAMPEKDWKGWILMELIQPPSAAKNVALRSDGEVLTGNVVGELGIFGAILWNNETGKVMRNEQGGWLMRTKADDSDEGGVAAGFSSLDSILLI